One genomic segment of bacterium includes these proteins:
- a CDS encoding T9SS type A sorting domain-containing protein: MFQRTYGGSADDICSQAVQTADGGYIMVGMTESFGAGNDKCYVIKTDPRGDTLWTRVFGGPYLDDGNSISQTTDGGYIMVGDTGTGMGSSDVWLMRTDANGGILWTRVYAVGYAASVEQTADGGYVAAGRTAPFGTSGDVLLIKTDDKGETLWTRAYGGGGDDDGKCVQQTTDGGYVVAGTTTSFGAGEHCVWLIKTDSMGDTLWTRTFGEDSLDFGGSVQQTDDGGYFLAGYKWPWSSDSASFYLVKTNSVGDTLWTKTIGGPGGFAEGMCGRRVEDGGYIVVGACGTGLPDVYLVRTDANGDTLWTRTFGGPDFDDGYSVQQTSDQGYIIGGQTYSLGAGRSDFYLVKTDENGNLAVAEPKASPPLRPVLSVTCEPNPFRSSTVLHLTAGPLDHSVTQLRVHDVQGRLVRTLTVNRSPQVVWDGRDNSGRTLPSGTYLVCCTVAGKSAAARVILQR, from the coding sequence ATGTTCCAGCGTACCTACGGCGGCTCTGCCGATGACATATGCTCGCAAGCGGTGCAAACGGCCGATGGAGGCTACATCATGGTTGGGATGACGGAGTCGTTTGGCGCGGGCAACGACAAATGCTATGTTATCAAGACGGATCCGCGCGGGGACACGCTGTGGACCAGGGTCTTCGGCGGCCCGTATCTCGACGACGGCAATTCGATTAGTCAGACGACCGACGGCGGATACATCATGGTGGGCGATACCGGCACCGGCATGGGCAGCAGCGACGTCTGGCTCATGAGGACCGACGCCAATGGCGGCATACTTTGGACTCGTGTCTACGCGGTCGGCTATGCGGCCTCGGTCGAGCAGACAGCCGATGGCGGCTATGTTGCGGCTGGACGCACCGCACCCTTCGGCACCAGTGGCGATGTCCTGCTGATCAAGACCGATGACAAGGGCGAGACCCTCTGGACAAGGGCATACGGCGGAGGAGGCGACGACGACGGTAAGTGCGTTCAACAGACCACCGACGGTGGTTATGTCGTCGCCGGTACGACGACGTCCTTCGGCGCGGGCGAGCATTGCGTCTGGCTCATCAAGACCGATTCCATGGGCGACACGCTGTGGACCCGAACCTTTGGCGAGGATTCGTTGGACTTTGGTGGCTCGGTTCAGCAGACTGACGACGGCGGCTATTTCCTGGCCGGCTACAAATGGCCTTGGTCGTCGGACTCGGCATCCTTCTACCTCGTAAAGACGAATTCTGTTGGTGATACGCTCTGGACAAAGACAATCGGTGGGCCGGGGGGCTTCGCGGAAGGCATGTGTGGTCGACGGGTAGAGGACGGCGGCTACATCGTCGTTGGAGCCTGCGGAACCGGCCTTCCCGACGTTTATTTGGTAAGGACTGACGCCAATGGCGACACTCTCTGGACGAGGACCTTTGGCGGCCCCGACTTCGACGATGGTTATTCTGTTCAGCAGACTTCCGACCAAGGCTACATCATTGGCGGACAGACATACTCGCTCGGGGCCGGCCGCTCTGACTTCTACCTCGTTAAGACCGATGAGAATGGGAACTTGGCGGTCGCTGAACCGAAGGCCAGCCCGCCTCTCAGGCCGGTCCTCTCCGTCACTTGCGAGCCGAACCCGTTCCGATCATCGACCGTGTTGCACTTGACCGCTGGACCACTTGACCACTCCGTCACTCAGCTCCGCGTCCACGACGTGCAGGGGCGACTGGTGCGAACGTTGACCGTGAATCGCAGCCCACAGGTGGTCTGGGATGGACGAGACAACTCCGGCAGGACGCTGCCGTCGGGGACTTATCTGGTTTGTTGCACCGTTGCCGGCAAGTCCGCCGCGGCGCGCGTCATTCTGCAACGCTGA
- the ftcD gene encoding glutamate formimidoyltransferase: protein MRKIVECVPNFSEGRRPDVIERIVNVIKSVNGVAMLDQEMDGDHNRAVISFVGEPEAVLDAAFKAVKTAAELIDLNKHQGEHPRIGATDVVPFVPISGATVEECIEMAKRLAKRIADELSIPTYLYELAATRPDRVDLAQIRRGEFEGLREAIRTDPERAPDFGRPELHSTAGATVVGVRAPLIAYNVNLATTDLKIAERVAKAIRFRDGGFRFAKALGFEVKEKGCVQVSINMTDYTKTPLYRVFETVRREAARWGVNVIESEIVGLVPQGALNASARYFLQLNGFKKDQILENRLVPAKGLPDFLNDLASSAPTPGGGSAAALNGAIGVALMTMVANLTAGKKGYEEFSDELSAVRDRLLPLRERFVSLIDEDAESFKKVMAAYKLPKMTEAEKQKRGLAISETLKVAAETPFRTMKLALDVLKQCRPIVEYGNKSSITDAGVGTMNLDACFRGARLNVLTNLNGIKDEEWVAAKRQTMDGMASEMEALVKEYGETVARRMA, encoded by the coding sequence ATGCGTAAGATAGTCGAGTGCGTGCCCAATTTCAGCGAAGGCCGCCGGCCCGACGTAATTGAGAGAATTGTGAATGTCATCAAGTCGGTCAACGGCGTGGCGATGCTCGACCAGGAGATGGACGGCGACCACAACCGCGCCGTCATCAGCTTCGTCGGCGAACCGGAAGCGGTTCTCGATGCCGCGTTCAAGGCGGTCAAAACCGCGGCCGAGCTGATTGACCTGAACAAGCACCAGGGCGAGCACCCGCGCATCGGCGCTACCGACGTGGTCCCGTTCGTTCCGATTTCGGGCGCCACCGTGGAAGAGTGCATCGAGATGGCCAAGCGGCTGGCCAAGAGGATCGCCGACGAGTTGTCGATACCGACCTATCTGTACGAGTTGGCCGCGACCCGGCCGGACCGGGTGGACCTTGCCCAGATAAGGCGCGGGGAGTTCGAAGGTCTGCGCGAGGCCATCCGCACCGACCCGGAGCGTGCGCCGGACTTCGGCCGGCCGGAACTCCACTCAACCGCCGGCGCGACCGTGGTCGGGGTGCGCGCGCCGCTCATCGCGTACAACGTGAATCTGGCAACGACCGACCTGAAGATTGCCGAGCGCGTCGCCAAGGCAATCCGGTTCCGCGATGGCGGGTTCAGATTCGCCAAGGCGCTGGGATTCGAGGTCAAGGAGAAGGGTTGCGTCCAGGTCTCCATCAACATGACCGACTACACCAAGACCCCGCTGTACCGCGTGTTTGAGACGGTCAGGCGCGAGGCGGCGCGGTGGGGCGTGAACGTGATCGAGTCGGAGATCGTCGGCCTGGTGCCGCAAGGCGCGTTGAATGCGAGCGCGCGGTACTTTCTCCAGCTCAACGGCTTCAAGAAGGATCAGATTCTCGAGAACCGGTTGGTTCCGGCCAAGGGCCTGCCTGATTTTCTCAACGACCTCGCTTCTTCCGCGCCGACACCCGGCGGCGGCTCGGCGGCGGCACTGAACGGTGCCATCGGCGTGGCGCTGATGACCATGGTCGCGAACCTGACCGCGGGCAAGAAGGGCTACGAGGAGTTCTCGGACGAGCTGTCGGCCGTGCGCGACCGGCTGCTGCCGCTGCGCGAGCGATTCGTGTCGCTCATCGACGAAGACGCCGAGTCGTTCAAGAAGGTGATGGCTGCCTACAAGCTGCCGAAGATGACGGAGGCGGAGAAACAGAAGCGGGGTCTGGCAATCAGCGAGACCCTGAAGGTCGCCGCGGAAACTCCCTTCCGGACGATGAAGCTGGCACTGGACGTGCTGAAGCAGTGCCGGCCGATCGTCGAATACGGCAACAAGAGCTCGATTACCGACGCCGGCGTCGGGACGATGAACCTCGACGCCTGCTTCCGTGGCGCTCGGCTCAACGTGCTGACCAATCTGAACGGCATCAAGGATGAGGAATGGGTCGCGGCAAAGCGGCAGACGATGGACGGGATGGCGTCGGAGATGGAAGCGCTGGTCAAAGAATATGGCGAAACGGTCGCACGCCGGATGGCGTGA
- a CDS encoding FlgD immunoglobulin-like domain containing protein, with protein sequence MRSMTWFVAAAVLLLLLAGSVTPTLAETWYYAHKGGELVGAPPGSAYYLGGVIVISGGDSLVSAPDGYTRVTLDELRAMGLAAPVEDSGYEIDTSPGGPEDGEESCWQYPDYFQTMWDGGEPTVYASSGSTRISLPAQASGSVPASLRIYDVQGRLVRTLGVSRKSQAIWDGRDRGGRLLPSGTYLVRCDAAGTHATTRLILSR encoded by the coding sequence ATGCGAAGCATGACATGGTTCGTGGCCGCAGCAGTGTTACTACTGCTGCTGGCGGGAAGCGTAACGCCGACTTTGGCAGAGACTTGGTATTACGCCCACAAGGGTGGCGAGTTGGTCGGTGCGCCACCCGGCTCGGCTTATTACCTGGGCGGGGTCATCGTGATTTCAGGGGGTGACTCCTTGGTTTCTGCGCCAGACGGATACACAAGGGTCACGCTGGATGAGTTGCGCGCGATGGGCCTTGCTGCCCCTGTCGAGGACTCCGGATACGAAATAGATACAAGTCCGGGGGGGCCGGAGGATGGGGAAGAGTCGTGCTGGCAATACCCCGACTACTTTCAGACGATGTGGGATGGGGGCGAGCCCACGGTCTATGCATCTTCCGGCAGCACGAGGATAAGTCTCCCTGCTCAGGCGTCCGGTTCCGTGCCGGCGTCGCTGCGCATCTATGACGTGCAGGGACGGCTCGTGAGAACGCTCGGCGTGAGTCGTAAGTCACAAGCCATCTGGGACGGAAGAGACCGTGGAGGCAGATTGCTGCCGTCAGGGACGTATCTGGTTCGCTGCGACGCTGCGGGAACACACGCAACTACGCGTCTCATCTTGTCGCGGTAG
- a CDS encoding nidogen-like domain-containing protein, with product MKRLEQVEVKAKVEVRVKVKVRRGHESRPQPIIVSLALLLFLPAMLLAGGPDRGGYRWIDSDTTGGPTFNWVDITGSGTRIPLADDDNQGPFALGFSLNFYGTSRDSIRVCSNGWLSFISQSHQFHPEPIPDTRDPNSLIAPLWADLDPSQGGSVYYLADTAHGRFIVSWMDVPSHGSGGSDSFTFQVVLDTSGGIVFQYLRLPAPLRLGTDSCSVGIENDSGQVGLEYLYNDSPAENELHDSLAVRFYRLHLDACPVAVLRPVGSVLAADSIRPLVDVRNTGLDSATFPAILKIGGGYQETLTVSGLAPLTDKMLQFPAWMPGADTYALELVTSLGGDQSRANDTLRTEVAASYIGELRYENGERDTWYMKNGSPTHAWAGAVRFSVPYSHYRLLKARVYVDDTTPFSSVMVCPDSSGAPQCSSPYVLVDSVAASQPDTWLEVAADTEVATGGDVWLLAFWQPHATEPQIGEDRHPPIDGRSYFGSPTASWFTYSSGDIMARLRIDGRTGISEIGRVELPRLSVSPNPFSRATVVCLRGLVSPRSTVRILDVTGRSIRDLSLSDAGIASWDGRDEKGRRLPAGAYFVEARAGAGRQVARALFVR from the coding sequence ATGAAGCGGCTGGAACAGGTCGAGGTTAAGGCTAAGGTCGAGGTTAGGGTTAAGGTCAAGGTCAGGAGAGGACACGAGTCTCGACCGCAGCCTATAATCGTCAGTCTCGCATTACTCTTGTTCCTGCCCGCGATGCTCCTGGCCGGCGGACCGGACCGTGGCGGCTACCGGTGGATTGATTCGGATACGACCGGTGGGCCGACATTCAATTGGGTAGATATCACCGGCAGCGGCACACGGATTCCGCTTGCCGACGATGACAATCAGGGACCGTTCGCGCTGGGCTTCTCGCTCAACTTCTACGGCACCTCGCGCGACTCGATTCGCGTCTGCTCCAACGGTTGGCTCAGTTTCATATCGCAGAGCCACCAGTTCCATCCCGAACCGATTCCCGACACGCGGGACCCGAACAGCCTGATTGCTCCCCTGTGGGCCGACCTCGACCCCTCTCAGGGCGGCTCGGTCTACTACCTTGCGGATACCGCGCACGGTCGCTTCATAGTCTCATGGATGGATGTGCCCTCCCACGGCTCCGGCGGCAGCGACAGTTTCACGTTCCAGGTCGTGCTCGACACGAGCGGGGGTATTGTGTTTCAGTACCTGCGGCTGCCCGCACCACTCCGGCTCGGCACCGACTCCTGCTCGGTTGGGATTGAGAACGATTCCGGTCAGGTCGGGCTTGAGTATCTTTACAACGACTCGCCGGCTGAGAACGAGTTGCACGACAGCCTTGCCGTGAGGTTCTATCGCCTGCATCTTGATGCCTGCCCCGTGGCGGTCCTGCGGCCCGTGGGATCGGTTCTGGCCGCGGACAGCATCCGGCCGCTTGTCGATGTCCGGAACACGGGTTTGGACAGCGCGACGTTCCCGGCCATTCTCAAGATCGGCGGCGGCTACCAGGAGACTCTGACGGTCTCCGGTCTGGCGCCGCTTACCGACAAGATGCTTCAATTTCCGGCCTGGATGCCGGGCGCCGACACCTACGCGCTCGAGTTGGTCACTTCACTCGGGGGAGACCAGTCACGGGCCAACGACACCCTGCGGACGGAGGTTGCCGCTTCGTACATCGGTGAACTTAGATATGAGAACGGCGAACGGGATACGTGGTACATGAAGAACGGCTCGCCCACACACGCCTGGGCCGGAGCGGTCCGGTTCTCGGTGCCCTACAGCCACTACCGGCTGCTCAAGGCCAGGGTTTATGTCGACGATACGACGCCGTTCAGCAGCGTCATGGTCTGCCCGGACAGCAGCGGCGCGCCGCAGTGTTCCAGCCCGTACGTTCTGGTCGATTCGGTCGCGGCGAGCCAGCCGGATACATGGCTTGAGGTAGCCGCCGACACCGAGGTGGCCACGGGCGGAGACGTCTGGCTGCTTGCATTCTGGCAACCGCATGCAACCGAGCCGCAGATCGGCGAGGACCGGCATCCGCCGATTGACGGGCGGTCGTACTTCGGCTCGCCGACCGCAAGCTGGTTCACCTATTCGAGCGGCGACATCATGGCACGGCTGCGGATTGACGGCCGGACCGGTATCAGCGAAATCGGCCGGGTCGAACTGCCGCGGCTGTCGGTCAGTCCGAACCCGTTCAGCCGCGCCACGGTCGTCTGCCTTCGGGGACTGGTATCGCCCCGGTCGACGGTGCGGATACTTGACGTGACCGGCCGGAGCATTCGCGATCTGTCCCTGTCCGATGCCGGGATCGCGTCCTGGGACGGCCGGGATGAGAAGGGGCGACGGCTGCCGGCCGGAGCGTACTTCGTCGAGGCGCGGGCCGGGGCCGGGCGACAGGTCGCGCGCGCGCTGTTCGTTCGCTAG
- a CDS encoding PHP domain-containing protein encodes MAHNQQEDATGPGRVDLHAHTVFSDGLFTPEELVAEAARLKLTAVAITDHDAVGGIDRAISAGRQSQLEVVPGVEMSCNTNGVDVHVLGYYIDCQKPAVQEFFIMVRQKRAERAEKMVAKMQELGVNISIEQVRAAAQGAATGRPHVAQALVAAGAVRTIEEAFQRYIGYDGPAYFPKMQLAPQEAMDFIHRNGGVAVVAHPGTYHNDGAVYAAIAAGADGIEVWHPDHGPRNVDHYREIATKNGLLMTGGSDCHGGRKQGKVFLGSVTVPYSCLQAVKNLRDKRRS; translated from the coding sequence ATGGCGCACAACCAGCAGGAAGACGCGACGGGACCTGGCCGCGTCGATCTTCACGCCCATACAGTCTTCTCCGACGGGCTGTTCACGCCGGAGGAGCTGGTTGCGGAAGCGGCTCGGCTCAAGCTGACCGCGGTCGCGATTACCGACCACGACGCGGTCGGGGGCATCGACCGCGCCATCTCTGCCGGTAGACAGTCGCAGCTCGAAGTCGTGCCCGGCGTGGAGATGAGCTGCAATACCAACGGGGTCGACGTGCACGTCCTTGGTTACTACATCGACTGCCAGAAGCCGGCGGTGCAGGAGTTCTTCATTATGGTGCGGCAGAAGCGAGCCGAGCGGGCCGAGAAGATGGTGGCGAAGATGCAGGAGCTGGGCGTCAACATCTCGATCGAGCAGGTGCGCGCGGCGGCGCAGGGCGCGGCGACCGGCCGGCCCCACGTGGCCCAGGCTTTGGTCGCAGCCGGCGCGGTTCGCACTATCGAAGAAGCCTTCCAGCGTTACATCGGGTACGATGGGCCTGCTTACTTTCCGAAGATGCAGCTAGCACCCCAAGAGGCGATGGACTTCATCCATCGGAACGGCGGTGTGGCGGTCGTAGCGCATCCGGGAACGTACCACAATGACGGTGCCGTCTACGCGGCGATTGCGGCGGGCGCCGACGGTATTGAGGTCTGGCACCCGGACCACGGGCCCCGTAACGTTGACCACTACCGGGAAATCGCGACCAAGAACGGCCTGTTGATGACCGGCGGCTCGGACTGCCACGGCGGCAGGAAGCAGGGCAAGGTCTTCCTCGGTTCCGTCACCGTCCCGTACTCCTGTCTTCAGGCGGTCAAGAACCTCAGAGACAAACGCCGCAGCTAG